The following are encoded in a window of Sinomonas cyclohexanicum genomic DNA:
- a CDS encoding dipeptide ABC transporter ATP-binding protein: protein MSEDLGTASAQRTEPVLDIDDLEVTFATDAGDVNAVRGVSLDVRAGEVVAVVGESGSGKTVTAKTILGLLPETATSSGAVVINGHNVISLGASKLRELRGRDVAMVFQEPSTALNPVFTVGWQIAEGIRAHHAREGADGRGRRPSRKEAKERAIEALRKVGIPDPEKRVDYYPHQFSGGQKQRVVIAAALALDPELIVADEPTTALDVTVQAEILELLRDLRDLYGTSIVLITHNMGVVADLADRVVVMYQGEVVEEAPVKTLFASPREDYTRRLLDAVPHLGRDSASEGATERLRQRGEVLVEAKALDITYPGRLGTPPFRAVQDVSFTVRAGEVFGLVGESGSGKTTIGRAIAGLNRATGGSLKVLGHEMVGFKEREFRPVRKDIGFVFQDPAASFNPQLTIGECIAEPLIVHLDLGQVQVRRRVGELLESVQLPATYAARYPHELSGGQRQRASLARALALEPKLLVADEPTSALDVSVQAKVLELFREIQAELGFAALFISHDLAVVDQLSHWVGVLYKGRMVEQGIGSQVMGAPQHDYTKRLIASLPVPDPVEQAERRRAHRALLGL from the coding sequence GTGAGCGAGGATCTCGGCACGGCATCGGCCCAGCGGACCGAGCCGGTCCTGGATATCGACGACCTCGAGGTGACGTTCGCCACGGATGCGGGGGACGTCAACGCCGTGCGCGGCGTGAGCCTCGACGTCCGCGCGGGGGAGGTCGTCGCCGTCGTCGGCGAGTCCGGCTCCGGCAAGACCGTCACCGCGAAGACCATCCTTGGGCTCCTGCCCGAGACGGCGACGAGTTCCGGCGCCGTCGTGATCAACGGCCACAACGTGATCTCGCTTGGCGCATCGAAGCTCCGTGAGCTGCGGGGCCGCGACGTCGCGATGGTGTTCCAGGAGCCGTCCACGGCCCTCAACCCTGTCTTCACCGTCGGCTGGCAGATCGCCGAGGGCATCAGGGCGCACCACGCTCGGGAAGGGGCGGACGGCCGGGGGAGGAGGCCGTCGCGGAAGGAGGCCAAGGAGCGGGCGATCGAGGCGCTGCGGAAGGTCGGGATCCCCGACCCAGAGAAGCGCGTCGACTACTACCCCCACCAGTTCTCCGGTGGGCAGAAGCAGCGCGTGGTCATCGCCGCCGCGCTCGCGCTCGACCCCGAGCTGATCGTCGCCGACGAGCCCACGACCGCGCTCGACGTGACCGTGCAGGCCGAGATCCTCGAGCTCCTGCGGGACCTGCGCGACCTCTACGGGACCTCGATCGTCCTCATCACGCACAACATGGGCGTCGTCGCTGACCTCGCCGACCGCGTCGTCGTCATGTACCAGGGTGAGGTCGTCGAGGAGGCGCCGGTCAAGACGCTGTTCGCGTCCCCGCGCGAGGACTACACGCGCCGCCTGCTCGACGCCGTCCCGCATCTGGGGCGCGACTCTGCCTCCGAGGGGGCCACGGAGCGGCTGCGTCAGCGCGGGGAGGTCCTCGTCGAGGCCAAGGCGCTCGACATCACCTATCCCGGACGCCTCGGCACGCCGCCGTTCCGCGCCGTGCAGGACGTGTCCTTCACGGTCCGCGCCGGCGAGGTGTTCGGTCTGGTCGGGGAGTCCGGCTCGGGGAAGACGACGATCGGGCGCGCGATCGCGGGCCTCAACCGCGCCACGGGAGGCAGCCTCAAGGTCCTCGGGCACGAGATGGTCGGCTTCAAGGAACGTGAGTTCCGACCCGTCCGGAAGGACATCGGCTTCGTCTTCCAGGACCCCGCGGCGTCGTTCAACCCCCAGCTGACCATCGGGGAGTGCATCGCGGAGCCGCTGATCGTCCACCTGGACCTCGGGCAGGTCCAGGTGCGGCGCCGCGTCGGCGAGCTCCTCGAGTCGGTCCAGCTGCCGGCCACGTACGCGGCGCGGTACCCGCACGAGCTCTCGGGCGGACAGCGGCAGCGGGCATCGCTCGCACGGGCGCTCGCGCTCGAGCCGAAGCTGTTGGTTGCGGACGAGCCGACCTCGGCCCTGGACGTCTCCGTCCAGGCCAAGGTGCTCGAGCTGTTCCGCGAGATCCAGGCCGAACTGGGCTTCGCCGCCCTGTTCATCAGCCATGACCTCGCGGTGGTGGACCAGCTCAGCCACTGGGTCGGCGTGCTGTACAAGGGCAGGATGGTCGAGCAGGGGATCGGAAGCCAGGTGATGGGCGCGCCGCAGCACGACTACACGAAGCGGCTCATCGCGTCCCTGCCCGTGCCCGACCCGGTCGAGCAGGCGGAGCGGCGGAGGGCGCACCGGGCACTGCTCGGCCTCTAG
- a CDS encoding ABC transporter permease has translation MTAPTPSHPSATAAPEIERKDPLWTKIPVLAQVRMSAGVQRTMLIAGLTLTGIFVVFAIFAPLIAPYGYSQLADASGNFPAQDPPSAAHIWGTTVGGYDVFSRVVWGTQTAILVIIVAVILSIFLGVALGLVSGYFGGWLDRILVVIADAIYAFPSLLVAIVMSIVISHGQSSLWGGIFAAAISITVVFIPQYFRVVRAEAIRLKAEPFVESAKVIGASSWRIMARHVFRNATRSIPLIFTLNASEAILTLAGLGFLGFGIEPTSAAEWGYDLSKATADVTAGIWWTGVFPGLAIVLTVLGLTLVGESMNDLADARIRTRGKKKSAAKGAQKAPGAVVPSTEGGAA, from the coding sequence GAGCGCAAGGACCCGCTCTGGACCAAGATCCCCGTGCTGGCACAGGTCCGCATGAGCGCCGGAGTCCAGCGGACCATGCTCATCGCCGGCCTGACCCTCACCGGCATCTTCGTGGTGTTCGCCATCTTCGCCCCGCTCATCGCGCCCTACGGCTACTCGCAGCTGGCCGACGCGAGCGGCAACTTCCCCGCCCAGGACCCGCCGAGCGCCGCGCACATCTGGGGCACGACCGTCGGCGGCTACGACGTGTTCTCCCGCGTCGTGTGGGGCACCCAGACCGCCATCCTGGTGATCATCGTCGCCGTCATCCTGTCGATCTTCCTCGGCGTGGCACTCGGACTCGTCTCCGGCTATTTCGGCGGGTGGCTGGACAGGATCCTCGTGGTCATCGCCGACGCCATCTACGCGTTCCCGTCGCTGCTGGTCGCCATCGTGATGTCGATTGTCATCAGCCATGGTCAGTCCAGCCTGTGGGGCGGCATCTTCGCCGCCGCGATCTCGATCACCGTCGTCTTCATCCCGCAGTACTTCCGCGTCGTCCGGGCGGAGGCGATCCGCCTCAAGGCCGAGCCGTTCGTGGAGTCGGCCAAGGTCATCGGAGCGTCCAGCTGGCGCATCATGGCGCGGCACGTATTCCGCAACGCGACCCGCAGCATTCCGCTGATCTTCACACTCAACGCCTCTGAGGCGATCCTGACCCTCGCGGGCCTCGGTTTCCTCGGCTTCGGCATCGAGCCCACGAGCGCCGCCGAGTGGGGCTACGACCTGAGCAAGGCGACGGCGGACGTGACTGCCGGGATCTGGTGGACCGGCGTCTTCCCGGGCCTCGCCATCGTCCTGACCGTCCTGGGCCTGACGCTCGTGGGCGAGAGCATGAACGACCTCGCGGACGCGCGGATCCGCACGCGCGGCAAGAAGAAGAGCGCGGCCAAGGGCGCCCAGAAGGCCCCGGGCGCCGTCGTCCCGAGCACGGAAGGGGGTGCCGCGTGA